In Eriocheir sinensis breed Jianghai 21 chromosome 17, ASM2467909v1, whole genome shotgun sequence, one genomic interval encodes:
- the LOC126999963 gene encoding titin-like isoform X21 — MKLFVVWTLVLVLGNLGAGRQSLADGGGSKGLPQDGAASLTLENTDVDPCRKQDEGGLKELPKVYDLTSMKPSLENGTHNTIKTVERRVINNTDEAGHLTGNKTVVEKTTETDVQPNRNVSKTTEAQVVVDEKGKESGEKHVTESETVTQSTPDNGTLTQTVDVKTVTDEKGNEINEEVVIKKEATVLTNDTKEKPKDDKAATLLLPKDDQGKNKTETTEITEERKETLPDNTTHEVLVKEKEEILPSQNSTKVTSVETKNITEMGDGLQKTEITEERKEILPSNITNEDVLKEEILPSQNSTKVTSVETKNITEKGDGLQKTEITEERKEILPSNITNEDVLKEEILPSQNSTKVTSVETKNITEMGDGLLKTEITEERKEILPSNITNEDVLKEEILPSQNSTTVTSVETKNITEKGDGLLRAEQTKERKETLPDNTTHEIVVKEKEEKLPSQDSTNETSVESKNVTYKGDGKDVEKETVIQKEVVKNVCNGDIKEVRDEGHLKETAEDLKHQVSDVKNKIEEEKAKAEETSPTPTQWIEQKPVAAPVIQEGKVVRKVVPAMRPMKVVRKVVPAMRPMKVVRKVVPAMRPMRVVRKVVPAMRPMKVVRKVVPAMRPMKVVRKGVPSVRQGKVFVVHRVVEYVTPSVVTKRFPVVTQKKVLAKVPPTVTEGNIPVVTEKKVTENLIPSVTEGKVPVVTTEKVAEQVAPSATEEIVSVPKEQENVPVMTEKEVENLIPSVTEGKVPVVPQQEIVDKVAPSATEEIVSVPKMQENVSVVTEEKAENLIPSVTEGKVPVATTEKVAEQAAPSATEEIVSVPKMQENVSVVTEEKAENLIPSVTEGKVPVATTEKVAEQAAPSATEEIVSVPKMQENVSVVTEEKAENLIPSVTEGKVPVATTEKVAEQAAPSATEEIVSVPKMQENVSVVTEEKAENLIPSVTEGKVPVATTEKVAEQAAPSATEEIVSVPKMQENVPVVTEEKAENLIPSVTEGKVPVVPQQESVDKVAPSATEEKVPVVVKEKVIEQAAPQERVIEKVPLRRQKKKFLSRSKKVSEQAAPSGTEEIVTVPKEQEQVPVVTEEKVVEEVAPSVTEEKAPVVTNQTVVEKITPTATEEEVVTQRKLVEKVAPSVEENVVDIPKREEV, encoded by the exons ATGAAGCTCTTCGTAGTGTGGACGCTGGTCTTGGTGCTGGGAAATCTGGGAGCCGGCAGGCAGTCACTAGCCGACGGAGGGGGCTCCAAGGGGCTCCCGCAGGACGGGGCGGCCTCCCTTACCCTGGAAAACACCGATGTGGACCCATGCCGAAAACAAGACGAGGGGGGACTCAAAGAGTTACCCAAAGTTTATGATCTAACGAGCATGAAGCCAAGCTTGGAAAATGGCACTCATAACACCATCAAGACCGTGGAAAGAAGAGTCATTAACAATACAGACGAGGCGGGGCATTTAACAGGAAACAAGACAGTCGTTGAAAAGACGACAGAGACTGACGTACAGCCCAACCGAAATGTATCAAAGACTACGGAAGCACAAGTCGTTGTTgatgagaaaggtaaagaaagtggCGAAAAACATGTCACAGAGAGCGAAACGGTGACGCAAAGCACTCCAGACAACGGAACCTTAACACAGACGGTGGACGTGAAAACTGTAACGGACGAAAAGGGCAATGAAATAAACGAGGAGGTTgttataaagaaggaagcaacagtACTTACTAATGACACTAAAGAAAAGCCGAAGGACGATAAAGctgcaactcttcttcttccgaaGGATGACcaaggtaaaaacaaaacagaaactacagaaataacagaggaaagaaaggagactcTGCCCGACAATACAACGCATGAAGTcttagtaaaagagaaagaagaaatattgccTTCACAGAACAGCActaaagtgacatctgtggagacgaAGAATATTACAGAGATGGGTGATGGGCTTCAGAAGACAGaaataacagaggaaagaaaagagattctgcccagcaatataacgaatgaagatgTATTGAAAGAAGAAATATTGCCTTCACAGAACAGCActaaagtgacatctgtggagacgaAGAATATTACAGAGAAAGGTGATGGGCTTCAGAAGACAGaaataacagaggaaagaaaagagattctgcccagcaatataacgaatgaagatgTATTGAAAGAAGAAATATTGCCTTCACAGAACAGCActaaagtgacatctgtggagacgaAGAATATTACAGAGATGGGTGATGGGCTTCTGAAGACAGaaataacagaggaaagaaaagagattctgcccagcaatataacgaatgaagatgTATTGAAAGAAGAAATATTGCCTTCACAGAACAGCACTacagtgacatctgtggagacgaAGAATATTACAGAGAAGGGTGATGGGCTTCTGAGGGCagaacaaacaaaggaaagaaaggagactcTGCCCGACAATACAACGCATGAAATTGtagttaaagagaaagaagaaaaattacctTCACAGGATAGCACTAACGAGACATCCGTGGAAAGTAAGAATGTTACATATAAGGGCgatggaaaagatgtcgagaaagaaactgtaattcaaAAAGAAGTCGTTAAGAATGTGTGTAATGGCGACATCAAGGAGGTTCGTGACGAAGGACATCTTAAAGAAACAGCTGAAGACCTGAAGCACCAAGTTAGCGACGTGAAGAACaagattgaggaagaaaaggcaaaggcTGAGGAAACAAGTCCTACGCCGACCCAATGGATAGAACAAAAACCAGTTGCCGCCCCTGTCATCCAAGAAGGcaaggtcgttagaaaggtagtccctgctatgaggccaatgaaggtcgttagaaaggtagtccctgctatgaggccaatgaaggtcgttagaaaggtagtccctgctaTGAGGCCAATGagggtcgttagaaaggtagtccctgctatgaggccaatgaaggtcgttagaaaggtagtccctgctatgaggccaatgaag gtcgttagaaaggGTGTGCCCTCGGTGAGACAAGGAAAAGTCTTCGTTGTGCATCGAGTTGTTGAATACGTCACCCCTTCGGTGGTAACAAAAAGATTCCCCGTTGTGACACAGAAGAAGGTTCTTGCAAAGGTTCCCCCTACGGTGACAGAAGGAAACATCCCCGTTGTTACAGAAAAGAAAGTTACTGAGAATCTTATCCCCtctgtgacagaaggaaaagtgcCGGTTGTGACAACTGAGAAGGTTGCTGAGCAGGTTGCCCCTTCGGCAACAGAAGAGATCGTCAGTGTCCCCAAGGAGCAAGAAAATGTCCCTGTCATGACAGAAAAAGAGGTTGAGAATCTTATCCCCtctgtgacagaaggaaaagtaccggtagtccctcaacaggagaTTGTTGACAAGGTTGCCCCTTCGGCGACAGAAGAGATCGTCAGTGTCCCCAAGATGCAAGAAAATGTCTCTGTCGTAAcagaagaaaaggctgagaatcttatcccctctgtgacagaaggaaaagttccgGTTGCGACAACAGAGAAGGTTGctgagcaggctgccccttcggcgACAGAAGAGATCGTCAGTGTCCCCAAGATGCAAGAAAATGTCTCTGTCGTAAcagaagaaaaggctgagaatcttatcccctctgtgacagaaggaaaagttccgGTTGCGACAACAGAGAAGGTTGctgagcaggctgccccttcggcgACAGAAGAGATCGTCAGTGTCCCCAAGATGCAAGAAAATGTCTCTGTCGTAAcagaagaaaaggctgagaatcttatcccctctgtgacagaaggaaaagttccgGTTGCGACAACAGAGAAGGTTGctgagcaggctgccccttcggcaACAGAAGAGATCGTCAGTGTCCCCAAGATGCAAGAAAATGTCTCTGTCGTAAcagaagaaaaggctgagaatcttatcccctctgtgacagaaggaaaagttccgGTTGCGACAACAGAGAAGGTTGctgagcaggctgccccttcggcaACAGAAGAGATCGTCAGTGTCCCCAAGATGCAAGAAAATGTCCCTGTCGTAAcagaagaaaaggctgagaatcttatcccctctgtgacagaaggaaaagtaccggtagtccctcaacaggagaGTGTTGACAAGGTTGCCCCTTCggcaacagaagaaaaagttcctgttgtggtAAAAGAGAAAGtcattgaacaggctgccccacaagaaagggttattgaaaaggTTCCCCTGcggcgacagaagaaaaagttcctgtcgCGGTCAAAGAAAGTTAGTGAACAGGCAGCCCCTTCGGggacagaagagattgtcactgttcccaaagagcaagaacaagtccctgttgtaacagaggaaaaggtcgTTGAAGAGGTTGCCCCCTCCGTAACAGAGGAAAAAGCtcccgttgtgacaaatcagacGGTTGTCGAAAAGATTACTCCTACCGCAACAGAGGAAGAAGTTGTCACTCAACGGAAGCTCGTTGAGAAGGTTGCCCCCTCTGTCGAGGAAAATGTAGTTGACATTCCAAAGAGGGAGGAAGTGTAG
- the LOC126999963 gene encoding titin-like isoform X38, giving the protein MKLFVVWTLVLVLGNLGAGRQSLADGGGSKGLPQDGAASLTLENTDVDPCRKQDEGGLKELPKVYDLTSMKPSLENGTHNTIKTVERRVINNTDEAGHLTGNKTVVEKTTETDVQPNRNVSKTTEAQVVVDEKGKESGEKHVTESETVTQSTPDNGTLTQTVDVKTVTDEKGNEINEEVVIKKEATVLTNDTKEKPKDDKAATLLLPKDDQGKNKTETTEITEERKETLPDNTTHEVLVKEKEEILPSQNSTKVTSVETKNITEMGDGLQKTEITEERKEILPSNITNEDVLKEEILPSQNSTKVTSVETKNITEKGDGLQKTEITEERKEILPSNITNEDVLKEEILPSQNSTKVTSVETKNITEMGDGLLKTEITEERKEILPSNITNEDVLKEEILPSQNSTTVTSVETKNITEKGDGLLRAEQTKERKETLPDNTTHEIVVKEKEEKLPSQDSTNETSVESKNVTYKGDGKDVEKETVIQKEVVKNVCNGDIKEVRDEGHLKETAEDLKHQVSDVKNKIEEEKAKAEETSPTPTQWIEQKPVAAPVIQEGKVVRKVVPAMRPMKVVRKVVPAMRPMKVVRKVVPAVRPMKVVRKGVPSVRQGKVFVVHRVVEYVTPSVVTKRFPVVTQKKVLAKVPPTVTEGNIPVVTEKKVTENLIPSVTEGKVPVVTTEKVAEQVAPSATEEIVSVPKEQENVPVMTEKEVENLIPSVTEGKVPVVPQQEIVDKVAPSATEEIVSVPKMQENVSVVTEEKAENLIPSVTEGKVPVATTEKVAEQAAPSATEEIVSVPKMQENVSVVTEEKAENLIPSVTEGKVPVATTEKVAEQAAPSATEEIVSVPKMQENVSVVTEEKAENLIPSVTEGKVPVATTEKVAEQAAPSATEEIVSVPKMQENVSVVTEEKAENLIPSVTEGKVPVATTEKVAEQAAPSATEEIVSVPKMQENVPVVTEEKAENLIPSVTEGKVPVVPQQESVDKVAPSATEEKVPVVVKEKVIEQAAPQERVIEKVPLRRQKKKFLSRSKKVSEQAAPSGTEEIVTVPKEQEQVPVVTEEKVVEEVAPSVTEEKAPVVTNQTVVEKITPTATEEEVVTQRKLVEKVAPSVEENVVDIPKREEV; this is encoded by the exons ATGAAGCTCTTCGTAGTGTGGACGCTGGTCTTGGTGCTGGGAAATCTGGGAGCCGGCAGGCAGTCACTAGCCGACGGAGGGGGCTCCAAGGGGCTCCCGCAGGACGGGGCGGCCTCCCTTACCCTGGAAAACACCGATGTGGACCCATGCCGAAAACAAGACGAGGGGGGACTCAAAGAGTTACCCAAAGTTTATGATCTAACGAGCATGAAGCCAAGCTTGGAAAATGGCACTCATAACACCATCAAGACCGTGGAAAGAAGAGTCATTAACAATACAGACGAGGCGGGGCATTTAACAGGAAACAAGACAGTCGTTGAAAAGACGACAGAGACTGACGTACAGCCCAACCGAAATGTATCAAAGACTACGGAAGCACAAGTCGTTGTTgatgagaaaggtaaagaaagtggCGAAAAACATGTCACAGAGAGCGAAACGGTGACGCAAAGCACTCCAGACAACGGAACCTTAACACAGACGGTGGACGTGAAAACTGTAACGGACGAAAAGGGCAATGAAATAAACGAGGAGGTTgttataaagaaggaagcaacagtACTTACTAATGACACTAAAGAAAAGCCGAAGGACGATAAAGctgcaactcttcttcttccgaaGGATGACcaaggtaaaaacaaaacagaaactacagaaataacagaggaaagaaaggagactcTGCCCGACAATACAACGCATGAAGTcttagtaaaagagaaagaagaaatattgccTTCACAGAACAGCActaaagtgacatctgtggagacgaAGAATATTACAGAGATGGGTGATGGGCTTCAGAAGACAGaaataacagaggaaagaaaagagattctgcccagcaatataacgaatgaagatgTATTGAAAGAAGAAATATTGCCTTCACAGAACAGCActaaagtgacatctgtggagacgaAGAATATTACAGAGAAAGGTGATGGGCTTCAGAAGACAGaaataacagaggaaagaaaagagattctgcccagcaatataacgaatgaagatgTATTGAAAGAAGAAATATTGCCTTCACAGAACAGCActaaagtgacatctgtggagacgaAGAATATTACAGAGATGGGTGATGGGCTTCTGAAGACAGaaataacagaggaaagaaaagagattctgcccagcaatataacgaatgaagatgTATTGAAAGAAGAAATATTGCCTTCACAGAACAGCACTacagtgacatctgtggagacgaAGAATATTACAGAGAAGGGTGATGGGCTTCTGAGGGCagaacaaacaaaggaaagaaaggagactcTGCCCGACAATACAACGCATGAAATTGtagttaaagagaaagaagaaaaattacctTCACAGGATAGCACTAACGAGACATCCGTGGAAAGTAAGAATGTTACATATAAGGGCgatggaaaagatgtcgagaaagaaactgtaattcaaAAAGAAGTCGTTAAGAATGTGTGTAATGGCGACATCAAGGAGGTTCGTGACGAAGGACATCTTAAAGAAACAGCTGAAGACCTGAAGCACCAAGTTAGCGACGTGAAGAACaagattgaggaagaaaaggcaaaggcTGAGGAAACAAGTCCTACGCCGACCCAATGGATAGAACAAAAACCAGTTGCCGCCCCTGTCATCCAAGAAGGcaaggtcgttagaaaggtagtccctgctatgaggccaatgaaggtcgttagaaaggtagtccctgctatgaggccaatgaag gtcgttagaaaggtagtccctgctgtgaggccaatgaaggtcgttagaaaggGTGTGCCCTCGGTGAGACAAGGAAAAGTCTTCGTTGTGCATCGAGTTGTTGAATACGTCACCCCTTCGGTGGTAACAAAAAGATTCCCCGTTGTGACACAGAAGAAGGTTCTTGCAAAGGTTCCCCCTACGGTGACAGAAGGAAACATCCCCGTTGTTACAGAAAAGAAAGTTACTGAGAATCTTATCCCCtctgtgacagaaggaaaagtgcCGGTTGTGACAACTGAGAAGGTTGCTGAGCAGGTTGCCCCTTCGGCAACAGAAGAGATCGTCAGTGTCCCCAAGGAGCAAGAAAATGTCCCTGTCATGACAGAAAAAGAGGTTGAGAATCTTATCCCCtctgtgacagaaggaaaagtaccggtagtccctcaacaggagaTTGTTGACAAGGTTGCCCCTTCGGCGACAGAAGAGATCGTCAGTGTCCCCAAGATGCAAGAAAATGTCTCTGTCGTAAcagaagaaaaggctgagaatcttatcccctctgtgacagaaggaaaagttccgGTTGCGACAACAGAGAAGGTTGctgagcaggctgccccttcggcgACAGAAGAGATCGTCAGTGTCCCCAAGATGCAAGAAAATGTCTCTGTCGTAAcagaagaaaaggctgagaatcttatcccctctgtgacagaaggaaaagttccgGTTGCGACAACAGAGAAGGTTGctgagcaggctgccccttcggcgACAGAAGAGATCGTCAGTGTCCCCAAGATGCAAGAAAATGTCTCTGTCGTAAcagaagaaaaggctgagaatcttatcccctctgtgacagaaggaaaagttccgGTTGCGACAACAGAGAAGGTTGctgagcaggctgccccttcggcaACAGAAGAGATCGTCAGTGTCCCCAAGATGCAAGAAAATGTCTCTGTCGTAAcagaagaaaaggctgagaatcttatcccctctgtgacagaaggaaaagttccgGTTGCGACAACAGAGAAGGTTGctgagcaggctgccccttcggcaACAGAAGAGATCGTCAGTGTCCCCAAGATGCAAGAAAATGTCCCTGTCGTAAcagaagaaaaggctgagaatcttatcccctctgtgacagaaggaaaagtaccggtagtccctcaacaggagaGTGTTGACAAGGTTGCCCCTTCggcaacagaagaaaaagttcctgttgtggtAAAAGAGAAAGtcattgaacaggctgccccacaagaaagggttattgaaaaggTTCCCCTGcggcgacagaagaaaaagttcctgtcgCGGTCAAAGAAAGTTAGTGAACAGGCAGCCCCTTCGGggacagaagagattgtcactgttcccaaagagcaagaacaagtccctgttgtaacagaggaaaaggtcgTTGAAGAGGTTGCCCCCTCCGTAACAGAGGAAAAAGCtcccgttgtgacaaatcagacGGTTGTCGAAAAGATTACTCCTACCGCAACAGAGGAAGAAGTTGTCACTCAACGGAAGCTCGTTGAGAAGGTTGCCCCCTCTGTCGAGGAAAATGTAGTTGACATTCCAAAGAGGGAGGAAGTGTAG
- the LOC126999963 gene encoding titin-like isoform X24, which translates to MKLFVVWTLVLVLGNLGAGRQSLADGGGSKGLPQDGAASLTLENTDVDPCRKQDEGGLKELPKVYDLTSMKPSLENGTHNTIKTVERRVINNTDEAGHLTGNKTVVEKTTETDVQPNRNVSKTTEAQVVVDEKGKESGEKHVTESETVTQSTPDNGTLTQTVDVKTVTDEKGNEINEEVVIKKEATVLTNDTKEKPKDDKAATLLLPKDDQGKNKTETTEITEERKETLPDNTTHEVLVKEKEEILPSQNSTKVTSVETKNITEMGDGLQKTEITEERKEILPSNITNEDVLKEEILPSQNSTKVTSVETKNITEKGDGLQKTEITEERKEILPSNITNEDVLKEEILPSQNSTKVTSVETKNITEMGDGLLKTEITEERKEILPSNITNEDVLKEEILPSQNSTTVTSVETKNITEKGDGLLRAEQTKERKETLPDNTTHEIVVKEKEEKLPSQDSTNETSVESKNVTYKGDGKDVEKETVIQKEVVKNVCNGDIKEVRDEGHLKETAEDLKHQVSDVKNKIEEEKAKAEETSPTPTQWIEQKPVAAPVIQEGKVVRKVVPAMRPMKVVRKVVPAMRPMRVVRKVVPVMRPMRVVRKVVPAVRPMKVVRKVVPAVRPMKVVRKGVPSVRQGKVFVVHRVVEYVTPSVVTKRFPVVTQKKVLAKVPPTVTEGNIPVVTEKKVTENLIPSVTEGKVPVVTTEKVAEQVAPSATEEIVSVPKEQENVPVMTEKEVENLIPSVTEGKVPVVPQQEIVDKVAPSATEEIVSVPKMQENVSVVTEEKAENLIPSVTEGKVPVATTEKVAEQAAPSATEEIVSVPKMQENVSVVTEEKAENLIPSVTEGKVPVATTEKVAEQAAPSATEEIVSVPKMQENVSVVTEEKAENLIPSVTEGKVPVATTEKVAEQAAPSATEEIVSVPKMQENVSVVTEEKAENLIPSVTEGKVPVATTEKVAEQAAPSATEEIVSVPKMQENVPVVTEEKAENLIPSVTEGKVPVVPQQESVDKVAPSATEEKVPVVVKEKVIEQAAPQERVIEKVPLRRQKKKFLSRSKKVSEQAAPSGTEEIVTVPKEQEQVPVVTEEKVVEEVAPSVTEEKAPVVTNQTVVEKITPTATEEEVVTQRKLVEKVAPSVEENVVDIPKREEV; encoded by the exons ATGAAGCTCTTCGTAGTGTGGACGCTGGTCTTGGTGCTGGGAAATCTGGGAGCCGGCAGGCAGTCACTAGCCGACGGAGGGGGCTCCAAGGGGCTCCCGCAGGACGGGGCGGCCTCCCTTACCCTGGAAAACACCGATGTGGACCCATGCCGAAAACAAGACGAGGGGGGACTCAAAGAGTTACCCAAAGTTTATGATCTAACGAGCATGAAGCCAAGCTTGGAAAATGGCACTCATAACACCATCAAGACCGTGGAAAGAAGAGTCATTAACAATACAGACGAGGCGGGGCATTTAACAGGAAACAAGACAGTCGTTGAAAAGACGACAGAGACTGACGTACAGCCCAACCGAAATGTATCAAAGACTACGGAAGCACAAGTCGTTGTTgatgagaaaggtaaagaaagtggCGAAAAACATGTCACAGAGAGCGAAACGGTGACGCAAAGCACTCCAGACAACGGAACCTTAACACAGACGGTGGACGTGAAAACTGTAACGGACGAAAAGGGCAATGAAATAAACGAGGAGGTTgttataaagaaggaagcaacagtACTTACTAATGACACTAAAGAAAAGCCGAAGGACGATAAAGctgcaactcttcttcttccgaaGGATGACcaaggtaaaaacaaaacagaaactacagaaataacagaggaaagaaaggagactcTGCCCGACAATACAACGCATGAAGTcttagtaaaagagaaagaagaaatattgccTTCACAGAACAGCActaaagtgacatctgtggagacgaAGAATATTACAGAGATGGGTGATGGGCTTCAGAAGACAGaaataacagaggaaagaaaagagattctgcccagcaatataacgaatgaagatgTATTGAAAGAAGAAATATTGCCTTCACAGAACAGCActaaagtgacatctgtggagacgaAGAATATTACAGAGAAAGGTGATGGGCTTCAGAAGACAGaaataacagaggaaagaaaagagattctgcccagcaatataacgaatgaagatgTATTGAAAGAAGAAATATTGCCTTCACAGAACAGCActaaagtgacatctgtggagacgaAGAATATTACAGAGATGGGTGATGGGCTTCTGAAGACAGaaataacagaggaaagaaaagagattctgcccagcaatataacgaatgaagatgTATTGAAAGAAGAAATATTGCCTTCACAGAACAGCACTacagtgacatctgtggagacgaAGAATATTACAGAGAAGGGTGATGGGCTTCTGAGGGCagaacaaacaaaggaaagaaaggagactcTGCCCGACAATACAACGCATGAAATTGtagttaaagagaaagaagaaaaattacctTCACAGGATAGCACTAACGAGACATCCGTGGAAAGTAAGAATGTTACATATAAGGGCgatggaaaagatgtcgagaaagaaactgtaattcaaAAAGAAGTCGTTAAGAATGTGTGTAATGGCGACATCAAGGAGGTTCGTGACGAAGGACATCTTAAAGAAACAGCTGAAGACCTGAAGCACCAAGTTAGCGACGTGAAGAACaagattgaggaagaaaaggcaaaggcTGAGGAAACAAGTCCTACGCCGACCCAATGGATAGAACAAAAACCAGTTGCCGCCCCTGTCATCCAAGAAGGcaaggtcgttagaaaggtagtccctgctatgaggccaatgaag gtcgttagaaaggtagtccctgctaTGAGGCCAATGagggtcgttagaaaggtagtccctgttATGAGGCCAATGagggtcgttagaaag gtagtccctgctgtgaggccaatgaaggtcgttagaaaggtagtccctgctgtgaggccaatgaaggtcgttagaaaggGTGTGCCCTCGGTGAGACAAGGAAAAGTCTTCGTTGTGCATCGAGTTGTTGAATACGTCACCCCTTCGGTGGTAACAAAAAGATTCCCCGTTGTGACACAGAAGAAGGTTCTTGCAAAGGTTCCCCCTACGGTGACAGAAGGAAACATCCCCGTTGTTACAGAAAAGAAAGTTACTGAGAATCTTATCCCCtctgtgacagaaggaaaagtgcCGGTTGTGACAACTGAGAAGGTTGCTGAGCAGGTTGCCCCTTCGGCAACAGAAGAGATCGTCAGTGTCCCCAAGGAGCAAGAAAATGTCCCTGTCATGACAGAAAAAGAGGTTGAGAATCTTATCCCCtctgtgacagaaggaaaagtaccggtagtccctcaacaggagaTTGTTGACAAGGTTGCCCCTTCGGCGACAGAAGAGATCGTCAGTGTCCCCAAGATGCAAGAAAATGTCTCTGTCGTAAcagaagaaaaggctgagaatcttatcccctctgtgacagaaggaaaagttccgGTTGCGACAACAGAGAAGGTTGctgagcaggctgccccttcggcgACAGAAGAGATCGTCAGTGTCCCCAAGATGCAAGAAAATGTCTCTGTCGTAAcagaagaaaaggctgagaatcttatcccctctgtgacagaaggaaaagttccgGTTGCGACAACAGAGAAGGTTGctgagcaggctgccccttcggcgACAGAAGAGATCGTCAGTGTCCCCAAGATGCAAGAAAATGTCTCTGTCGTAAcagaagaaaaggctgagaatcttatcccctctgtgacagaaggaaaagttccgGTTGCGACAACAGAGAAGGTTGctgagcaggctgccccttcggcaACAGAAGAGATCGTCAGTGTCCCCAAGATGCAAGAAAATGTCTCTGTCGTAAcagaagaaaaggctgagaatcttatcccctctgtgacagaaggaaaagttccgGTTGCGACAACAGAGAAGGTTGctgagcaggctgccccttcggcaACAGAAGAGATCGTCAGTGTCCCCAAGATGCAAGAAAATGTCCCTGTCGTAAcagaagaaaaggctgagaatcttatcccctctgtgacagaaggaaaagtaccggtagtccctcaacaggagaGTGTTGACAAGGTTGCCCCTTCggcaacagaagaaaaagttcctgttgtggtAAAAGAGAAAGtcattgaacaggctgccccacaagaaagggttattgaaaaggTTCCCCTGcggcgacagaagaaaaagttcctgtcgCGGTCAAAGAAAGTTAGTGAACAGGCAGCCCCTTCGGggacagaagagattgtcactgttcccaaagagcaagaacaagtccctgttgtaacagaggaaaaggtcgTTGAAGAGGTTGCCCCCTCCGTAACAGAGGAAAAAGCtcccgttgtgacaaatcagacGGTTGTCGAAAAGATTACTCCTACCGCAACAGAGGAAGAAGTTGTCACTCAACGGAAGCTCGTTGAGAAGGTTGCCCCCTCTGTCGAGGAAAATGTAGTTGACATTCCAAAGAGGGAGGAAGTGTAG